Within the Bacteroidota bacterium genome, the region TCACCAGGTCACGACAGTATTTTGTAACCTCTTCCCAATTATTCTCGTTCATAAATTTAATAACGGAAGGGATTGACAGAAATGCAGAAAAATCCCGTGTTCCGTTAAACTGATGATAATCCTGGAATTGGGAATATGAGGGAAACAAGGCTTCATAACCCCATGAGATCACCAGGGGATCAAACATATCCTGATACTCTTTTTTTACATATAAGAATGAACATCCCTTTGGAGCCATCATCCATTTATGACAAGCGCCCGTAAAAATATCGGCCTTTATTGCCTGCAAGTCCAACGGAATATGGCCCGGTACGTGAGCCCCATCCACAATTGTCAACAAACCTTTCTCTTTTGCAATTTCACAAATTTCCTTTACGGGGAGAATGAGTCCGGTTGCACTTGTTATTTGTGAGATGTAGATCGCTTTTGTTTTTGCACTTAGTCCTTTGAAAAACTGCTCTATTACCTGCTCTTTTGAAACAATTGGCAGATCAATATTCTGACGAATATATTTTGCCTGGCTTTTTTTACAGTAATAGTTCCAGGTACGATCCAATGCTCCATATTCTATGTTCGTTCCCAACATCTCATCGCCCGGTTTAAAGGGAAAGCTTTTGGCGATTGTGTTTATAGCATAAGACGGGTTAGTGGTAAACACTACATCATCCGGACTGCAGTTTATATACTCCGCAA harbors:
- a CDS encoding aminotransferase class V-fold PLP-dependent enzyme is translated as MYSKLKSQFYITPDITFLNFGSFGATPKPVFEEYQRFQLELEREPVQFVMVTGPVYLKRSREALAEYINCSPDDVVFTTNPSYAINTIAKSFPFKPGDEMLGTNIEYGALDRTWNYYCKKSQAKYIRQNIDLPIVSKEQVIEQFFKGLSAKTKAIYISQITSATGLILPVKEICEIAKEKGLLTIVDGAHVPGHIPLDLQAIKADIFTGACHKWMMAPKGCSFLYVKKEYQDMFDPLVISWGYEALFPSYSQFQDYHQFNGTRDFSAFLSIPSVIKFMNENNWEEVTKYCRDLVKKNALRFCDLVGTVPITPISDEFLGQMFSIPVNCKDPEKLQRLLFEKYKIEVPVARQDERTFLRYSIQVFNTQEDLDVLYRAIEDILRTMDLISK